In Odontesthes bonariensis isolate fOdoBon6 chromosome 6, fOdoBon6.hap1, whole genome shotgun sequence, one genomic interval encodes:
- the cmklr1 gene encoding chemokine-like receptor 1 has translation MEIWDEYVEHFDYNYTYEFVPTHEEAVFHHEPTCLKEYTCVSLIGITVAIFLLGFCGNALVIWISAFRMKKTVNTTWYVSLAISDFVFCAFLPFSITYMAMEDWIFGRFMCKFTSSVMFINMFSSIFLLVVISMDRCVSVMFPVWAQNQRTVKKASLVVVLAWLLAIIMSLPSMIFRDVGSHLGRTICFNNYTSQALSQKFVAGSRFITGFIVPLIIIVVCYSIIILRLRTNRMTKSSKPFKVMTALIVAFFICWMPYHAFVLLELNHQNYDNRILTTGLQIGTSLAAANSFLNPVLYVFMGNDFKQKFKSCVLSRMENAMAEEGRTLSRYLSRSSSVDGRASTHI, from the coding sequence ATGGAAATTTGGGATGAATACGTCGAACACTTCGATTACAACTACACTTATGAGTTTGTCCCTACACACGAAGAGGCCGTTTTTCATCATGAACCAACATGTTTAAAGGAGTACACGTGTGTGTCTTTGATCGGAATCACTGTGGCCATTTTCCTGCTCGGTTTCTGTGGAAACGCTTTGGTCATCTGGATCTCTGCCTTCAGGATGAAGAAGACGGTCAACACCACGTGGTACGTGAGCCTTGCAATCTCTGACTTTGTTTTCTGTGCCTTCCTCCCGTTCAGCATCACCTACATGGCGATGGAAGATTGGATCTTTGGCCGTTTCATGTGCAAGTTCACCTCATCGGTAATGTTCATCAACATGTTCAGCAGCATCTTCCTTCTTGTTGTCATCAGCATGGATCGCTGTGTGTCAGTCATGTTTCCAGTTTGGGCTCAGAACCAGCGCACAGTTAAAAAAGCATCACTTGTTGTTGTCTTGGCCTGGCTCCTAGCCATTATTATGAGTTTACCCTCAATGATCTTTCGGGATGTTGGCAGTCACCTGGGTAGGACCATTTGCTTCAACAATTACACGTCACAGGCACTAAGTCAGAAGTTTGTAGCAGGGAGCCGCTTCATTACAGGCTTTATTGTTCCCCTCATCATCATCGTCGTCTGCTACTCTATCATCATCCTCAGACTTCGAACCAACAGGATGACAAAGTCCTCCAAACCCTTCAAAGTGATGACAGCACTCATTGTTGCTTTCTTCATCTGCTGGATGCCCTATCATGCGTTTGTGCTGCTTGAGCTGAACCACCAAAACTATGACAACAGGATTTTAACCACTGGTCTCCAAATAGGCACAtctttagcagcagcaaacagtTTCCTCAATCCTGTGCTGTATGTCTTCATGGGTAATGACTTCAAGCAGAAGTTCAAGAGCTGTGTGCTCTCAAGGATGGAGAACGCGATGGCAGAGGAAGGTCGCACTTTGAGCCGATACCTGTCCAGGTCCAGCTCCGTGGACGGCAGAGCTTCCACACACATTTAG